ATCTGGGAAGATGGCAGGCCAGGAGGGACTTGAACCCCCAACCTGCGGTTTTGGAGACCGCTGCTCTGCCAATTGAGCTACTGGCCTGTAGAAAACCCCTAAAACGTGAAAGAACGGAGGGCGCCACGCCCTCCGCTCAGAGCTTTGTTGCTAACGCGGTGCCCGATTACTCGATAATCTTGGACACGACGCCGGCGCCGACGGTACGGCCGCCTTCGCGGATCGCGAAACGCAGGCCCTCTTCCATCGCGATCGGCGCGATCAGCGACACCGTCATCTTGACGTTGTCGCCCG
This region of Chromatiales bacterium genomic DNA includes:
- the tuf gene encoding elongation factor Tu (EF-Tu; promotes GTP-dependent binding of aminoacyl-tRNA to the A-site of ribosomes during protein biosynthesis; when the tRNA anticodon matches the mRNA codon, GTP hydrolysis results; the inactive EF-Tu-GDP leaves the ribosome and release of GDP is promoted by elongation factor Ts; many prokaryotes have two copies of the gene encoding EF-Tu) produces the protein GDNVKMTVSLIAPIAMEEGLRFAIREGGRTVGAGVVSKIIE